In Planctomycetaceae bacterium, a single genomic region encodes these proteins:
- a CDS encoding NADH-quinone oxidoreductase subunit A, with amino-acid sequence MVAGMLGLAHVLGQRHRQRATAEQYESGMVPTGGSRLRLAPRFYLVAIFFVIFDLEIVLFVTWAVAMRQTGWPGFILVTMVSALLILAWFYLWRVGALNWSASATTHPRSPDDEGSIS; translated from the coding sequence ATGGTGGCGGGCATGCTGGGTCTGGCGCACGTGCTGGGCCAGCGCCACCGCCAGCGTGCCACGGCTGAGCAGTACGAATCGGGCATGGTCCCGACGGGCGGGTCGCGCCTGCGCTTGGCGCCTCGTTTCTACCTGGTGGCGATCTTTTTCGTGATCTTCGACCTGGAGATCGTCCTGTTCGTCACGTGGGCGGTGGCCATGAGGCAGACGGGCTGGCCCGGATTCATACTGGTTACGATGGTCTCGGCGCTGCTGATCCTGGCCTGGTTTTACCTGTGGCGCGTCGGCGCGCTGAACTGGAGCGCCTCGGCCACGACCCATCCACGATCGCCCGACGATGAGGGGAGTATATCGTGA
- a CDS encoding phosphatidylglycerophosphatase A — protein sequence MRKFILSGLGTGYLPIAPGTWGSAAVCVVFLAVAWGSGGRGVCVNGTLIVIAALASAACVAWGRHCEECFGSKDPSQCTIDEWAGQSLALLLLPLGEGWRGWLMAAAVAFAAFRVFDVLKPPPARQCERLPRGWGVLLDDIAAGVYANIASQLLLRYAFCQGGCL from the coding sequence ATGCGCAAGTTCATCCTCAGCGGGCTGGGGACGGGTTATCTGCCGATCGCGCCGGGCACGTGGGGCTCGGCAGCAGTGTGCGTCGTTTTTCTGGCCGTGGCCTGGGGCAGCGGCGGGCGGGGCGTCTGCGTCAACGGCACGCTGATCGTCATTGCGGCGCTGGCGTCGGCGGCGTGCGTGGCCTGGGGGCGGCACTGCGAAGAATGCTTCGGCAGCAAAGATCCCAGCCAGTGTACGATCGACGAATGGGCCGGCCAATCGCTGGCGCTGCTCCTGCTGCCGCTGGGCGAGGGTTGGCGCGGTTGGCTGATGGCGGCCGCGGTGGCGTTTGCGGCTTTTCGCGTCTTCGACGTGCTCAAGCCTCCGCCGGCGCGGCAGTGTGAACGTCTTCCGCGCGGGTGGGGTGTGCTGCTGGACGACATCGCCGCCGGCGTTTACGCCAATATCGCCTCGCAGCTATTGCTCCGCTACGCCTTCTGCCAGGGCGGGTGCCTGTAG
- a CDS encoding CDP-alcohol phosphatidyltransferase family protein yields the protein MNWKLPNQLTLGRIVLAGVFFVLLGIYEQGWSPGPALLRAAFVLYIVAGITDVLDGYLARRMNLTSAFGRIADPFVDKVLVVGAFAMLAGSNYAMRPDLYAAIPSSAALDIAGVMKVQFSSYGATAFREADMPRWLHGGMASGVQAWMVVVILAREFIVSAVRGYSESCGVKFPATYAGKIKMLVQSVAICVVLIQLADFRDIAWAFWLKTACIWLAVVVTVISGFAYVGKARKLLMDGA from the coding sequence ATGAACTGGAAGCTTCCCAACCAACTGACGCTCGGCCGCATCGTGCTGGCGGGCGTTTTCTTTGTGCTGCTGGGGATATACGAGCAGGGTTGGAGCCCGGGCCCGGCGTTGCTGCGGGCGGCGTTCGTGCTGTACATCGTGGCGGGCATTACCGACGTGCTGGATGGGTACCTCGCCCGCCGGATGAACCTGACCAGCGCGTTCGGTCGCATCGCCGACCCGTTCGTGGACAAGGTGCTGGTGGTGGGGGCCTTCGCGATGCTGGCGGGCTCGAACTACGCGATGCGCCCTGACCTGTACGCGGCAATTCCCAGCAGCGCCGCGCTGGACATCGCCGGCGTGATGAAGGTGCAGTTCTCCAGCTACGGGGCCACGGCGTTTCGCGAAGCCGACATGCCGCGCTGGCTTCACGGAGGCATGGCCAGCGGCGTCCAGGCCTGGATGGTGGTGGTGATCCTGGCCCGCGAGTTCATCGTCTCGGCGGTACGGGGCTACAGCGAATCGTGCGGCGTCAAGTTCCCCGCCACCTACGCCGGCAAGATCAAGATGCTCGTGCAGTCGGTGGCGATCTGCGTGGTGCTGATCCAACTGGCCGACTTCCGCGACATCGCGTGGGCGTTCTGGCTCAAGACCGCCTGCATCTGGCTGGCGGTCGTCGTCACGGTGATCAGCGGCTTTGCTTACGTGGGCAAGGCTCGCAAACTGCTGATGGACGGGGCCTGA
- the rimO gene encoding 30S ribosomal protein S12 methylthiotransferase RimO has protein sequence MASRTKKTLVALVSLGCPKNLVDSEKMMASLAEGGCVVGAPMDDADVIVVNTCGFLSAARQESLDVIAEAVAQKRRGRARRVVVAGCLVNRDAEKLFELAPGIDAVVGVNDRDKILAAVMGGNERQSLLTRDATAAVSDAGRFRLTAPHTAYLRISEGCSRRCSFCTIPAIRGPFRSKPVAAVLREARELIASGAVELNIIGQDTTSYGWDWRERTAGKTTSIAASMPPHSKGHLAELMWKLDRLRGVRWLRLLYAYPNRFDDAMIDCMAAADHIVPYVDIPLQHVNDAILKAMRRGVTRSAIERLLEKLRRHVKGITIRTTFIVGFPGETDEQFEELLSFVKDFRFDALGVFEYSREPGTAAADMSGQVPAAVKRRRARAVMAAQQKIAFAANGKAVGASLECLVDGRDGRGRCVARHRGQAPDIDSVCYLAQPREAGSFVTGTVTGCDGYDLVVEPR, from the coding sequence ATGGCTTCGAGAACGAAAAAGACGCTGGTCGCGCTGGTCTCGCTGGGGTGCCCCAAGAACCTGGTCGACAGCGAGAAGATGATGGCTTCGCTGGCCGAGGGCGGGTGCGTCGTTGGCGCGCCAATGGACGATGCCGACGTGATCGTCGTCAACACCTGCGGGTTCCTCTCGGCGGCCAGGCAGGAGTCGCTGGATGTCATCGCCGAGGCGGTGGCCCAGAAACGACGCGGGCGCGCGCGGCGGGTGGTGGTGGCCGGGTGCCTGGTCAACCGCGACGCGGAGAAACTTTTCGAACTGGCTCCGGGCATCGACGCCGTTGTCGGCGTCAACGACCGCGACAAAATACTCGCGGCCGTCATGGGCGGCAACGAGCGACAGTCGCTGTTGACGCGCGACGCCACGGCGGCGGTCAGCGACGCGGGGCGGTTCCGCCTGACGGCCCCGCACACGGCTTACTTGCGCATCAGCGAGGGGTGCAGCCGACGGTGCAGTTTCTGCACGATCCCGGCGATCCGCGGGCCGTTCAGGTCCAAGCCGGTGGCGGCGGTGCTGCGCGAGGCGCGCGAGTTGATCGCCAGCGGAGCGGTCGAACTGAACATTATTGGACAGGACACGACGAGCTATGGGTGGGATTGGCGCGAGCGGACGGCCGGAAAAACAACATCTATAGCGGCGTCGATGCCGCCGCACTCCAAAGGGCACCTGGCAGAGCTGATGTGGAAGTTGGATCGGCTCAGGGGCGTGCGGTGGCTTCGGCTGTTGTACGCGTATCCCAACCGGTTCGACGACGCGATGATCGACTGCATGGCCGCGGCGGACCACATCGTGCCGTACGTGGACATTCCGCTGCAGCATGTTAATGATGCGATCCTCAAGGCGATGCGTCGGGGCGTGACGCGGTCGGCCATCGAGCGGTTGCTGGAAAAGCTGCGGCGGCACGTGAAGGGCATCACGATCCGCACGACGTTCATTGTCGGCTTTCCCGGCGAGACGGACGAGCAGTTCGAGGAGTTGCTGAGTTTCGTGAAGGATTTCCGCTTCGACGCCCTGGGCGTGTTCGAGTACTCGCGCGAGCCGGGCACGGCGGCGGCTGACATGAGCGGTCAGGTTCCCGCGGCGGTCAAACGTCGCCGGGCGCGGGCAGTCATGGCCGCCCAGCAGAAAATCGCCTTCGCCGCCAATGGCAAAGCGGTGGGCGCGAGTTTAGAATGCCTCGTTGACGGCCGGGACGGGAGGGGGCGCTGCGTCGCCCGCCATCGCGGCCAGGCGCCCGACATCGACAGCGTGTGCTACCTGGCGCAGCCTCGCGAGGCCGGCAGTTTTGTTACCGGCACGGTCACAGGGTGCGACGGATACGATCTGGTTGTTGAACCGCGGTGA
- a CDS encoding DUF2442 domain-containing protein, translating into MNAITEVTVLENYRLRLRFADGTTGTVDLPDLVGKGVFQRWEDYDFFGSVAIGVCGELRWGEDIDLCADALYLRATGKEPQDIFPSLRKDRAHA; encoded by the coding sequence ATGAACGCGATTACGGAAGTCACTGTGCTGGAGAACTATCGGTTGCGTCTGCGATTTGCAGACGGCACAACCGGGACAGTCGACCTGCCGGATCTGGTAGGCAAAGGAGTTTTCCAGCGATGGGAGGATTACGACTTCTTTGGCAGCGTCGCCATCGGGGTCTGTGGTGAATTGCGATGGGGCGAAGACATCGACCTTTGCGCAGATGCCCTCTATCTGCGGGCCACCGGTAAGGAGCCCCAGGATATCTTCCCCTCGCTCAGGAAAGATCGCGCCCATGCCTGA
- a CDS encoding YlbF family regulator has product MSAAIVELAKRLGKAIGESKVLADLKAAEQALHNEPGTEDMLRQFQTHSTKLAELEEQNKPVEVEDKHKLQELHGKLVASAAFKKLTSAQVEYTDLMRQVNEAIHEGMGEE; this is encoded by the coding sequence ATGAGCGCTGCGATTGTTGAACTGGCCAAACGCCTGGGCAAGGCCATTGGCGAATCCAAAGTACTGGCCGACCTGAAGGCCGCCGAACAGGCCCTGCACAACGAGCCGGGAACGGAGGACATGCTGCGGCAGTTCCAGACGCACTCCACCAAGCTCGCCGAACTGGAAGAGCAGAACAAGCCCGTCGAGGTCGAAGACAAGCACAAGCTCCAGGAACTTCACGGCAAGCTGGTGGCCTCGGCGGCATTCAAGAAACTCACGTCCGCCCAGGTCGAGTACACCGACCTGATGCGCCAGGTCAACGAGGCCATCCACGAAGGGATGGGGGAAGAGTAA
- a CDS encoding glycosyl hydrolase family 57, which translates to MTDESAQLDSMPQVCGHDERIAQATSGQGVVYLPESGIDFARLNSAFAIALHMHQPLVPAGGDDVRTAEVIGHLQFMMEHPDIGDGHNAPVFRWCYKRMGEFIPRLVEDGKNPRVMLEYSGCLLQGLLQMGAMDVIDALRVITADRGYRRCVEWLGAPWGHAVAPSTPVQDYRLHVRAWQHFFASIFGLEALSRIRGFSPSEMALPNHPDVCYEFVRTLKDCGFTWLLVQEHTIERPADGGGIERPHQPHRLVARNSKGQTLSITAIVKTQGSDTKLVAQMQPYYEACGLSRVELAGKSIPPLVTQIADGENGGVMMNEFPSKYQEVMSQASGSATAPVNVTEYLEYLESIGIRPEDFTPVQPIKQKMIWDNFKDGAGPEEMEKTIEKLRHQRHDFHMEGGSWTNNISWVRGYDSVIGPIEKTSALFAQKVLEKGVPTTDPRYRNALYHLLMTQISCYRYWGQGRWTDYAQELCRRTQDILQHDF; encoded by the coding sequence ATGACTGACGAGTCGGCCCAACTGGATTCGATGCCCCAAGTCTGCGGCCACGATGAGCGTATCGCCCAGGCCACCAGCGGTCAGGGGGTAGTCTACCTTCCCGAAAGCGGCATTGATTTCGCCAGACTCAACAGCGCCTTCGCCATCGCCCTGCACATGCATCAGCCGCTGGTGCCCGCCGGCGGCGACGACGTACGCACGGCAGAGGTCATCGGGCACCTGCAGTTCATGATGGAGCACCCGGACATCGGCGACGGGCACAACGCGCCGGTCTTCCGCTGGTGCTACAAGCGGATGGGGGAGTTCATTCCCAGGCTCGTCGAGGACGGCAAGAATCCGCGCGTGATGCTGGAGTACTCCGGCTGTCTGCTGCAGGGGCTGCTGCAGATGGGGGCGATGGACGTCATCGACGCCTTGCGGGTGATCACGGCGGACCGCGGTTACCGGCGCTGCGTGGAATGGCTTGGCGCGCCGTGGGGGCACGCGGTGGCGCCGTCGACGCCGGTGCAGGACTATCGCCTGCACGTGCGGGCATGGCAGCATTTCTTCGCCTCGATCTTTGGGCTCGAGGCCCTGTCGCGCATCCGCGGGTTTTCGCCGTCGGAGATGGCCCTGCCCAATCATCCCGACGTGTGCTATGAGTTCGTCCGCACGCTCAAAGACTGCGGCTTCACGTGGCTGCTCGTGCAGGAGCACACCATCGAGCGCCCCGCCGACGGCGGGGGCATCGAGCGCCCGCATCAGCCGCATCGCCTCGTCGCGCGAAACTCCAAAGGACAGACGCTCAGCATCACCGCCATCGTCAAGACCCAGGGCAGCGACACCAAGCTCGTGGCCCAGATGCAGCCGTATTACGAAGCCTGCGGCCTGTCGCGCGTTGAACTGGCGGGCAAGTCCATCCCGCCGCTGGTGACGCAGATCGCCGACGGCGAAAACGGCGGCGTCATGATGAACGAGTTTCCATCAAAGTATCAGGAGGTGATGTCACAGGCCTCAGGCAGCGCGACAGCTCCGGTGAACGTCACCGAGTATCTGGAGTATCTCGAAAGCATCGGGATTCGCCCGGAGGACTTCACGCCCGTCCAGCCCATCAAGCAGAAGATGATCTGGGACAACTTCAAGGACGGCGCCGGCCCGGAAGAGATGGAAAAGACCATCGAAAAACTTCGCCACCAGCGCCACGATTTCCATATGGAAGGCGGAAGCTGGACCAACAACATTTCGTGGGTGCGCGGCTACGACAGCGTCATCGGCCCCATCGAGAAAACCAGCGCGCTATTCGCTCAGAAGGTGCTGGAAAAAGGCGTGCCGACAACCGATCCGCGATATCGCAACGCCCTGTACCACTTGTTGATGACGCAGATCAGTTGCTACCGCTACTGGGGCCAGGGGCGATGGACCGACTACGCCCAGGAACTCTGCCGCCGCACGCAGGACATACTGCAGCACGACTTCTGA
- the glgP gene encoding alpha-glucan family phosphorylase, translated as MDLIDRLRELGRNLYWTWHPEIVEIFRDLDPPIWRESNHNPALFLSMLPQNLMRVRAADLALEARTAYAFHALQAYMNDSHTWAARHAGVLRARPVAYFSAEFGLHESLPTYAGGLGVLAGDHLKAASDLGLPLVAVGLFYAKGYFNQTIDAGGWQREHYFASDVTMLPLEQASDQRGERLIIPLATGSSEIRVAVWTARVGRCRLVLLDSNVEGNNPDDRALTSQLYGGNVRVRARQELILGVGGLRALEALNLSPGVIHLNEGHSAFAALDMCRMLMQREGRTFADVKDRVSALTVFTTHTPVDAAHDRFDNSLIEETLGPLRRQLGVSHRDLMALGRVDADSRNEEFCMTVLGLRMSNHRNGVSALHGRVSRRMWRCLWPQRPESEVPIGHITNGVHSATWLAVTVSQMYRRVLGDDWQQRMDDHGMWSAVDRIDDMEFWEQHQLLKAHLVEYVRRCLRKAAEARGEADPVAGPRACLEPSVLTIGFARRFAAYKRGDLLLRDMDRLARLVNDPARPVQIIYAGKAHPADDGGKRLIQSVFNAARDPRLTGRVVFLEDHDINVARHLVQGVDLWLNNPYRPFEACGTSGMKTVLNGGLNLSVLDGWWAEAYDGSNGFAIGRGDEHSDWQQQDRADVGSLYEVLEREVVPLFYNLDESGIPRQWVARQKNAIRTLAWRFSAARMIRDYTVHCYLPAAGGLPCSCPAVVQAR; from the coding sequence ATGGACCTGATCGACCGTTTGCGAGAGCTGGGGCGTAATCTCTACTGGACGTGGCATCCGGAGATCGTCGAGATCTTCCGCGACCTGGACCCCCCGATCTGGCGCGAGTCCAACCACAACCCCGCTCTGTTTCTGTCGATGCTGCCCCAGAACCTCATGCGGGTTCGAGCGGCCGACCTGGCCCTCGAGGCCCGCACCGCCTATGCCTTCCACGCCCTGCAGGCGTACATGAACGATTCCCACACCTGGGCCGCCCGTCACGCCGGCGTGCTGCGAGCGCGACCGGTGGCCTATTTCTCCGCCGAGTTCGGTCTGCACGAGTCGCTGCCGACCTATGCCGGCGGGCTGGGCGTGCTGGCCGGCGACCACCTCAAGGCCGCCAGCGACCTGGGACTGCCGCTGGTGGCGGTGGGGCTCTTCTATGCCAAGGGCTATTTCAACCAGACCATCGACGCCGGCGGCTGGCAGAGGGAGCACTACTTCGCGTCCGACGTGACGATGCTGCCGCTGGAGCAGGCGAGCGACCAGCGCGGCGAGCGGCTGATCATTCCGCTGGCGACGGGCTCGTCGGAGATCCGCGTGGCGGTCTGGACGGCCCGCGTGGGGCGCTGCCGCCTGGTCCTGCTTGACAGCAATGTCGAGGGCAACAATCCCGACGACCGCGCCCTGACGAGCCAGCTCTACGGCGGCAACGTGCGCGTGCGGGCGCGGCAGGAGCTCATCCTGGGCGTCGGAGGCCTGAGGGCGCTGGAGGCGCTGAACCTTTCGCCGGGCGTGATCCATCTCAATGAAGGCCACAGCGCCTTCGCCGCGCTGGACATGTGCCGCATGCTCATGCAGCGCGAGGGCCGCACGTTTGCAGATGTCAAAGACCGCGTCTCGGCGCTGACGGTCTTTACCACGCACACTCCCGTCGACGCCGCCCATGATCGGTTCGACAATTCGCTGATCGAGGAGACGCTGGGGCCCCTGCGGCGGCAACTGGGCGTCTCGCATCGCGACCTGATGGCGCTGGGGCGCGTCGACGCCGATAGCCGCAACGAAGAGTTCTGCATGACCGTGCTGGGGCTGCGAATGTCCAACCATCGCAATGGCGTCTCAGCCCTGCACGGGCGCGTCAGCCGGCGCATGTGGCGGTGCCTCTGGCCGCAGCGCCCCGAGAGCGAAGTGCCCATCGGCCACATCACCAACGGCGTGCATTCGGCGACGTGGCTGGCGGTGACCGTCAGTCAGATGTATCGCCGCGTCCTGGGCGACGACTGGCAGCAGCGCATGGACGACCATGGGATGTGGTCGGCGGTCGACCGCATCGACGACATGGAGTTCTGGGAGCAGCACCAGTTGCTCAAGGCCCACCTGGTCGAGTACGTGCGCCGCTGCCTGCGCAAGGCCGCCGAGGCGCGCGGCGAGGCGGACCCTGTCGCCGGCCCGCGAGCGTGCCTGGAACCGTCGGTGCTGACGATCGGTTTCGCCCGGCGCTTCGCCGCGTACAAGCGGGGCGACCTGCTCCTGCGCGACATGGACCGCCTGGCGCGGCTGGTGAACGATCCAGCGCGGCCGGTGCAGATCATCTATGCCGGCAAGGCGCATCCTGCCGACGACGGAGGCAAGCGGCTGATCCAATCGGTCTTCAATGCCGCGCGCGACCCGAGGCTGACGGGGCGGGTGGTGTTTCTTGAAGATCACGACATCAACGTGGCCCGCCATCTCGTGCAGGGCGTGGACCTGTGGCTCAACAACCCATACCGCCCGTTCGAGGCCTGCGGCACCAGCGGCATGAAGACCGTGCTCAATGGCGGGCTGAACCTTTCGGTGCTGGACGGCTGGTGGGCGGAGGCGTATGACGGCAGCAACGGCTTCGCGATCGGTCGCGGCGACGAGCACAGCGACTGGCAGCAGCAGGATCGCGCCGACGTGGGTTCGCTGTACGAGGTGCTCGAACGCGAGGTGGTGCCGCTGTTCTATAATTTGGACGAGAGCGGGATTCCTCGCCAGTGGGTCGCTCGGCAGAAGAACGCCATCCGCACGCTGGCCTGGCGGTTCAGCGCCGCGCGAATGATCCGCGACTACACCGTCCACTGCTACCTTCCCGCCGCCGGCGGGTTGCCGTGCTCGTGCCCCGCCGTCGTGCAGGCACGATGA
- a CDS encoding glycosyltransferase, translating to MRIAIFSWESLHSIVVGGVAVHVTELAAALRRRGNEVHVFARLGQGQTTYQQIHGVHYHRCPIDLCDDFVTEMNNMCNSFGDAKIVFVGDGHLRQRLQHRAHELGVAHAVRFLGAMGPDSDLINLYKSTDVVCVPSRNEPFGLVVLEAWSAGKPVVATHNGGPREVVQHGENGFLVHAEPGAICWGVKEAFGNFAHARWMGERGRVKAAFGFNWDLIAGQTEGIYRELV from the coding sequence ATGCGGATAGCCATCTTTTCGTGGGAAAGTCTTCATTCGATCGTGGTCGGGGGCGTGGCCGTTCACGTGACTGAACTGGCGGCCGCCCTGCGCCGCCGCGGCAATGAGGTGCATGTCTTCGCGCGTCTGGGTCAGGGGCAGACGACGTATCAGCAGATTCACGGCGTGCATTACCACCGCTGCCCGATCGACCTGTGTGACGATTTCGTCACCGAGATGAACAACATGTGCAACAGCTTCGGCGACGCCAAGATCGTCTTCGTCGGCGACGGCCACCTGCGCCAGCGCCTCCAGCACCGTGCGCATGAACTGGGCGTCGCCCACGCCGTGCGCTTCCTGGGCGCCATGGGACCCGACAGCGACTTGATCAACCTCTACAAGAGCACCGACGTCGTCTGCGTCCCAAGCCGCAACGAACCGTTCGGACTGGTGGTGCTCGAGGCCTGGTCGGCGGGCAAACCGGTGGTGGCCACACACAACGGCGGTCCGCGCGAGGTCGTGCAGCATGGCGAGAACGGGTTTCTCGTCCATGCCGAACCGGGGGCGATCTGCTGGGGCGTCAAGGAAGCCTTCGGCAACTTTGCCCACGCTCGGTGGATGGGCGAACGCGGACGGGTCAAGGCGGCCTTTGGTTTCAACTGGGACCTGATCGCCGGGCAGACAGAAGGCATCTATCGCGAGCTGGTGTGA
- a CDS encoding 1,4-alpha-glucan branching protein domain-containing protein, protein MTAGSFCLVLHGHLPYVLRHGLWPHGEDWLYEAAAETYLPLLAMIEECEFLKGNPRLTIGLTPILLEQLAHDDFKAGFREYLQDRTERAISDRAEFEQQGQKHLAHLATLWEKFFQERAAQFKQIDSDIPRAYARQAEKGLIEILTSNATHAYMPLLLEDSSILAQVRAGRASSKRILGFAPEGMWLPECAYRPSGFWNPTVSWGQGRNRPGMESLLAREGITHFFVENHLIERSRSEWVRNDQWRKVGWDESARYPGRGWQNVHEPVLVNSDGQGTGTIAAFARDPKICEQVWSGSIGYPADGVYLEFHKRYGQRRGLRYWKITNHKTDLGGKEMYYPDDVPGKTYQNAQHFCQQVKSRLHDYRNRTGRSGVVVACFDAELFGHWWFEGPRFLRDVMLTLNSDPDVELCTAAEILKRQPPDKSAALPEGSWGEGGDHRVWSNDRVNWMWEIEYRCETNFGKLTYNLPWRNRPRLREVLEKAARELLLLQASDWPFVISRGQAVDYGIKRFMQHVSRFECLTDIAEKLNEDSRYLNKLSDVEKFEIQDADVHDVVFPKVDLNWWNA, encoded by the coding sequence ATGACTGCCGGAAGTTTCTGCCTCGTACTGCATGGTCACCTGCCTTATGTCCTGCGTCACGGGTTGTGGCCCCATGGGGAAGATTGGCTGTATGAAGCAGCCGCCGAAACGTATCTGCCCCTGCTGGCGATGATCGAGGAGTGCGAGTTCCTCAAGGGCAACCCGCGCTTGACGATCGGGCTGACGCCGATCCTGCTCGAGCAGCTCGCCCATGACGATTTCAAGGCGGGGTTCCGCGAGTACCTTCAGGACCGCACCGAGCGGGCGATCTCCGACCGCGCCGAGTTCGAGCAGCAGGGGCAGAAGCATCTGGCCCACCTCGCGACGCTCTGGGAGAAATTCTTCCAGGAGCGCGCCGCGCAGTTCAAACAGATCGACTCGGACATCCCAAGAGCCTACGCCCGCCAGGCGGAGAAGGGGCTCATCGAGATCCTCACCTCCAACGCCACGCACGCGTACATGCCGCTGCTGCTGGAAGACTCCTCCATCCTCGCCCAGGTGCGGGCGGGGCGCGCCAGCTCGAAACGCATCCTGGGCTTTGCGCCCGAGGGAATGTGGCTGCCCGAGTGCGCCTACCGCCCCAGCGGGTTCTGGAACCCGACCGTCTCCTGGGGGCAGGGGCGCAATCGCCCGGGCATGGAAAGCCTCCTGGCCCGCGAGGGCATCACGCATTTTTTTGTCGAGAACCACCTCATCGAGCGCAGCCGCAGCGAGTGGGTCCGCAACGACCAGTGGCGAAAGGTCGGCTGGGACGAGAGCGCCAGATATCCCGGTCGCGGGTGGCAGAACGTCCACGAGCCGGTGCTGGTGAACTCCGACGGGCAGGGCACCGGGACGATCGCCGCCTTCGCGCGCGATCCGAAGATTTGCGAGCAGGTCTGGTCGGGCAGCATCGGGTACCCTGCCGACGGGGTGTACCTGGAGTTTCACAAGCGCTACGGTCAGCGGCGCGGACTGCGGTATTGGAAGATCACCAACCACAAGACGGACCTGGGCGGCAAGGAGATGTACTATCCTGACGACGTGCCGGGCAAAACTTATCAGAACGCCCAGCACTTCTGCCAGCAGGTCAAGTCGCGCCTGCACGACTACCGCAACCGCACCGGCCGCTCGGGCGTGGTGGTGGCGTGCTTCGACGCCGAGCTGTTCGGGCACTGGTGGTTTGAGGGCCCGCGGTTCCTGCGCGACGTCATGCTCACGCTCAATTCGGACCCGGACGTCGAACTCTGCACCGCCGCCGAGATACTCAAGCGCCAGCCGCCGGACAAGTCGGCCGCCCTGCCCGAAGGCTCGTGGGGCGAGGGCGGCGACCACCGCGTCTGGTCCAACGACCGGGTCAACTGGATGTGGGAAATTGAGTACCGCTGCGAGACGAACTTCGGCAAGCTGACATACAATTTGCCGTGGCGCAATCGGCCTCGACTGCGCGAGGTGCTGGAAAAAGCCGCCCGTGAGCTGCTGCTGCTCCAGGCCAGCGACTGGCCGTTCGTGATTTCGCGCGGGCAGGCCGTCGACTACGGCATCAAGCGGTTCATGCAGCACGTGTCGCGCTTCGAGTGCCTGACGGATATCGCCGAGAAGCTCAACGAAGACTCGCGGTATCTCAACAAGCTCAGCGACGTGGAGAAGTTCGAAATCCAGGATGCCGACGTGCATGACGTGGTCTTCCCCAAAGTCGACCTGAACTGGTGGAACGCCTAG